Within the Streptomyces sp. YIM 121038 genome, the region ACCCCCGTCCTTCCCGACGGCGTCGAGGCCATCACCGGCCAGGAGGCCGCGGAGGAGAACTCCGAGATGATCTCCGGGCAGTTCCTGACCCTGTTCACGACGTTCCTGCTCGTCTTCTCCGGCATCGCGCTGCTGGTGGCGACCTTCTCGATCCACAACACGTTCGCGATCGTCGTCGCCCAGCGCACCCGTGAGAACGCCCTGCTGCGCGCCCTCGGCGCCTCCCGCCGCCAGGTCACCGGCGCGACACTGCTCGAAGCGGGCGCCGTCGCCGTGGTCGCGTCCCTGGCGGGCCTCGCGGGCGGCATCGCCGTCGCGGCCGGGCTCCAGAAGCTGTTCCCCGCCATCGGATTCCCCTTCCCCGAGGGCGACTTGGTGATCAGCGCCACCTCCATGCTGCTGCCCCTCGCGGTCGGCGTCGTCGTCTGCATGGCCTCCGCGCTGCTGCCCGCCGTCCGGGCCGGGCGCACCGCGCCGCTGGCCGCGCTGCGCGAGACGGCCGTCGACCACTCCGGCGCCTCGCGGACGCGGGCCGTGGCGGGCACCGCACTCGGGCTCACCGCCGTGGCCCTCGCGCTGGCCGGGGTCCTCGCCGACCCGTCGGTGTGGCTGGCGGGGACCGGCGCCGTGCTCGCGCTCGCCTCGTTCGTGGTGCTCGGCCCCGTCGCCGCCGCGCGCGCGGTCCGTCTCATCGGCGGCCCGCTGGACCGGCTGCGCGGCGTCACCGGCGCCCTCGCCCGGCGCAACGCCCTGCGCAGCCCCAAGCGCACCGCCGCCACCGCGAGCGCGCTGATGATCGGCGTCGCCGTCGTCTCCCTGTTCACGGTCTTCGGCGCGTCCCTGAAGGCGACCATGGACCAGACCGTGTCCCGGTCCTTCGCGGGCGACATCGCGGTCAGCACCCCGTCCTTCGGCGCCGGAGGCAGCGGACTGAGCCCGCGTCTGGCCCCCGCGCTCGCCGAGCGCCCGGAGGTCGCGACGGCCGTCGGTCTCGGCAAGGGAGTGGCCGAAGTGGACGGCAAGGGCCGGGCCCTGACCGTCACCGACCCCCGGGCCCTCGCCGAGGCCTTCGACCTCGGCGACGTCCAGGGCTCCCTGGCCCGGCTCGGCGACGACGGCATCGCCGTCACCCGGGGCGAGGCCGACAAGCGCGGCCTGAAGGTCGGCGACCGCGCCGAACTCGCCTTCACCGACGGCACGAAGGACACCTTCACCGTGCGCGCCGTGTACGGCCGGTCGGAACTCGTGGGCGACTACGTCGTCACCCGCGAGGCCTGGGCCCCGCACCGGGCCCAGGACTCCGACACCCTGGTCTCCGTCACCTTCGCGGACGGCGTGAGCGCCGCCGACGGCAAGGCCGCGGTCTCCGCCGTGGCGAAGGACTACGGCAACCCCGAGGTGCAGACCCGTGACGCGTACGCGCGGTCCTCGGCCGGAGGCATCGACATGATGCTCACCCTTTGATTCAGCTACCCGTCTGACCTGTGAACTCCGTCGCTCTCGCTCCCAGATGGGAGACTGATGGGAACCGGTGGTGCCCACCAGACACCCATCGCCCAGAACTTGTCCCACCGCTCCTGCAGACTCTGCATGATGGCCGCCTCCATCCGCGGAGTCAGATTGCTGTACAGGCCCTCCACTCCGGCCACCTCGTGCCCCATGCGCGTCTCGATCGCCGTGCGCGAATGCCCGTCCTCGTCCAGCCACTCGCGGTGGCCGTGCCGCACCAGATAGAACCGCTTGCCTGCCATCTGAGGCACCGCGAAGATCCTCGGCCGTATCAGGTCCCTGCGCCCGCCACGCTCCGGAACGCCGTCCCTGATCGGGATCCAGTAGCTGTCGTACCAGTTCCTCGGCATCTCCCCGCCCTGGATGCCAGGGAACGTCCACTCGCTGTCATGCGACGCCAGCAATACCACGAACAGCTCGTGCAGGAACGGCGGGATCACGAGGGTCCGGTGCGAGTCGTACTTGGGGTCCACCAGGGACCGCGTCCCGTCAA harbors:
- a CDS encoding ABC transporter permease; its protein translation is MTSLAPAARLGLTSLRGHKRRFAGTFVAVLLGVAFLAGTLVMGDTLRAGFDTMFGDATRGTDAVVRAENTITAPGESQGVRQAVDSGLAERIARVPGVAAAEPSIQGAGQLVGKDGDPVGGQGPPTLAGNWIEDTALNPYRLAEGRAPARSGEVVVNRGAAQRGDLKIGDTTTLRTPDPVRVTVVGLATFGGEDGMAQTTFTGMTRADAEKHLTPEPGRASSIQVRAGPGTSQAELVDALTPVLPDGVEAITGQEAAEENSEMISGQFLTLFTTFLLVFSGIALLVATFSIHNTFAIVVAQRTRENALLRALGASRRQVTGATLLEAGAVAVVASLAGLAGGIAVAAGLQKLFPAIGFPFPEGDLVISATSMLLPLAVGVVVCMASALLPAVRAGRTAPLAALRETAVDHSGASRTRAVAGTALGLTAVALALAGVLADPSVWLAGTGAVLALASFVVLGPVAAARAVRLIGGPLDRLRGVTGALARRNALRSPKRTAATASALMIGVAVVSLFTVFGASLKATMDQTVSRSFAGDIAVSTPSFGAGGSGLSPRLAPALAERPEVATAVGLGKGVAEVDGKGRALTVTDPRALAEAFDLGDVQGSLARLGDDGIAVTRGEADKRGLKVGDRAELAFTDGTKDTFTVRAVYGRSELVGDYVVTREAWAPHRAQDSDTLVSVTFADGVSAADGKAAVSAVAKDYGNPEVQTRDAYARSSAGGIDMMLTL